A genomic stretch from Cellulomonas sp. KRMCY2 includes:
- the hydF gene encoding [FeFe] hydrogenase H-cluster maturation GTPase HydF, giving the protein MSLNDTPRANRLHIGIYGKRNVGKSSLVNAITGQSIAVVSDVPGTTTDPVYKAMELHGIGPVVFIDTAGLDDTGPLGELRVGKTREASRKTDVALLVLTAAPDVEAEWVADLARRGVPVIAVINKADTLGDLEVLRAEIRARLRLEPLVVSARTGANVAAIREAIITELPDDEPTSITGALAEPGDLVLLVMPQDIQAPKGRLILPQVQTLRDLLDKKCLVMSCTTDQLGRTLAALVRPPKLIITDSQVFAAVYAMKPPESLLTSFSVLFASYKGDIQAFVEGAEGIGRLTSESRVLIAESCTHAPLEEDIGRVKIPALLRKRFGDTLQVDMLSGPGLIADLGSYDLVIHCGGCMFNRRHVLSRIDEAQTLGVPITNYGITIAYLSGILDKISLPGPR; this is encoded by the coding sequence ATGAGCCTCAACGACACCCCACGCGCGAACCGGCTGCACATCGGCATCTACGGCAAGCGCAACGTCGGCAAGTCCTCCCTCGTCAACGCCATCACGGGCCAGTCGATCGCGGTGGTGTCCGACGTGCCGGGGACGACCACGGACCCGGTGTACAAGGCGATGGAGCTGCACGGCATCGGCCCTGTCGTCTTCATCGACACTGCCGGCCTCGACGACACGGGCCCGCTCGGAGAGCTCCGCGTGGGCAAGACGCGCGAGGCCAGCCGGAAGACCGACGTCGCGCTCCTCGTGCTCACCGCAGCGCCGGACGTCGAGGCCGAGTGGGTCGCCGACCTCGCACGCCGCGGCGTTCCCGTGATCGCCGTGATCAACAAGGCGGACACCCTCGGCGACCTGGAGGTGCTCCGGGCCGAGATCCGCGCCCGGCTGCGCCTCGAGCCGCTCGTGGTGAGCGCGCGGACCGGGGCCAACGTCGCAGCCATCCGTGAGGCGATCATCACCGAGCTCCCGGACGACGAGCCGACGAGCATCACGGGCGCACTGGCGGAGCCCGGCGACCTCGTCCTGCTCGTCATGCCGCAGGACATCCAGGCGCCGAAGGGCCGGCTGATCCTGCCGCAGGTCCAGACCCTGCGGGACCTGCTGGACAAGAAGTGCCTCGTCATGAGCTGTACGACGGACCAGCTCGGGCGGACCCTCGCCGCCCTCGTCCGCCCCCCGAAGCTCATCATCACCGACTCCCAGGTGTTCGCGGCCGTGTACGCCATGAAGCCGCCGGAGAGCCTCCTCACGTCGTTCTCCGTCCTCTTCGCCAGCTACAAGGGCGACATCCAGGCCTTCGTCGAGGGCGCTGAGGGCATCGGTCGCCTGACGAGCGAGTCCCGGGTGCTCATCGCCGAGTCGTGCACGCATGCTCCGCTGGAGGAGGACATCGGCCGGGTCAAGATCCCTGCGCTGCTCCGGAAGCGGTTCGGCGACACGCTCCAGGTGGACATGCTGAGCGGCCCCGGCCTGATCGCGGACCTCGGCTCCTACGACCTCGTCATCCACTGCGGTGGGTGCATGTTCAACCGGCGCCACGTGCTCTCCCGTATCGACGAGGCGCAGACCCTGGGCGTCCCGATCACCAACTACGGGATCACGATCGCCTACCTGTCCGGGATCCTGGACAAGATCAGCCTCCCCGGGCCGCGATGA
- the kdpA gene encoding potassium-transporting ATPase subunit KdpA, whose translation MSATAAALLQVALLVATLAVVHVPLGDYMARVFTSTRHTRAERAVYAVGRIDADSDQRWPVYARSVLGFSLASVLLLYAFLRLQDHLPLSLGFSRVDPDGAWNTAVSFVTNTNWQWYSGESAMGHLVQMAGLTVQNFTSAAVGLAVAIALIRGFTRANTDRLGNFWVDMIRATFRILLPLAFVAAVVLLLGGVVQSFAGAHDVTTLSGGTQTIVGGPIASQEAIKDLGTNGGGFFNANSAHPFESPTAWTNLLEIFLLLVIPFSLPRTFGRLVGDKRQGLAILGVMGTLWGAAVAVASWAEMRGLGSVPQLAGAAMEGKEVRFGPAASALFAASTTSTSTGSVNSFHDSFTGLGGGVTLLNMMLGEVSPGGVGTGLYGILVVAVLTVFLAGLMVGRTPEYLGKKIGRREVTLVSLSILTMPALVLIGAAITAAVPSLAEASIQEAGAHGLSETLYAYASAANNNGSAFGGFAAGTPYQNTALGLAMMFGRFVPIVLALALAGSLARQHPVPASAGTLPTHTPIFVVLLGVVVVIVAGLTFFPALALAPIAEALL comes from the coding sequence ATGTCGGCCACCGCTGCCGCCCTCCTCCAGGTGGCCTTGCTCGTCGCTACGCTGGCCGTCGTTCACGTGCCGCTGGGCGACTACATGGCCCGCGTCTTCACCAGCACCCGCCACACCCGCGCCGAGCGTGCCGTGTACGCCGTCGGACGGATCGACGCCGACTCCGACCAGCGCTGGCCGGTGTACGCGCGGTCGGTGCTCGGGTTCTCCCTGGCGAGCGTCCTGCTGCTGTACGCGTTCCTGCGGCTGCAGGACCACCTCCCCCTCTCCCTCGGCTTCTCGCGCGTCGACCCCGACGGCGCATGGAACACGGCGGTCTCCTTCGTCACGAACACGAACTGGCAGTGGTACTCGGGTGAGTCCGCCATGGGCCACCTCGTGCAGATGGCCGGCCTGACGGTGCAGAACTTCACGTCCGCCGCGGTGGGCCTGGCGGTGGCGATCGCGCTGATCCGCGGCTTCACCCGGGCGAACACGGACCGTCTCGGCAACTTCTGGGTCGACATGATCCGGGCGACGTTCCGGATCCTGCTACCCCTGGCCTTCGTCGCGGCCGTCGTTCTCCTGCTCGGCGGAGTCGTGCAGAGCTTCGCCGGCGCACACGACGTCACGACGCTGTCCGGGGGCACCCAGACCATCGTGGGCGGGCCCATCGCCTCGCAGGAGGCCATCAAGGACCTCGGGACGAACGGCGGTGGGTTCTTCAACGCCAACAGCGCCCACCCGTTCGAGAGTCCGACGGCCTGGACCAACCTGTTGGAGATCTTCCTGCTGCTCGTGATCCCGTTCAGCCTTCCGCGCACGTTCGGGCGCCTGGTCGGCGACAAGCGCCAGGGCCTGGCGATCCTCGGGGTGATGGGCACGCTGTGGGGTGCGGCGGTCGCCGTCGCCTCGTGGGCGGAGATGCGTGGTCTCGGCTCGGTGCCCCAGCTCGCCGGCGCCGCCATGGAAGGCAAGGAGGTCCGGTTCGGACCGGCCGCCTCCGCCCTGTTCGCGGCGTCCACCACGAGCACGTCCACCGGGTCCGTGAACAGCTTCCACGACTCGTTCACCGGGCTCGGGGGTGGCGTCACGCTGCTCAACATGATGCTCGGTGAGGTCTCGCCCGGCGGCGTCGGGACGGGCCTCTACGGCATCCTGGTGGTCGCGGTGCTCACCGTCTTCCTCGCCGGCCTCATGGTCGGGCGCACCCCGGAGTACCTGGGGAAGAAGATCGGCCGGCGCGAGGTCACCCTGGTGTCCCTGTCGATCCTGACGATGCCGGCCCTGGTCCTCATCGGCGCCGCGATCACCGCAGCCGTGCCGAGCCTGGCCGAGGCTTCGATCCAGGAGGCAGGCGCGCACGGGCTCTCCGAGACGCTCTACGCGTACGCCTCGGCAGCCAACAACAACGGGTCGGCCTTCGGCGGTTTCGCGGCGGGGACGCCGTACCAGAACACGGCGCTCGGTCTGGCGATGATGTTCGGCCGCTTCGTCCCGATCGTGCTCGCCCTCGCCCTCGCAGGGAGCCTGGCTCGCCAGCACCCCGTGCCGGCGAGCGCCGGAACGCTGCCGACACACACGCCGATCTTCGTCGTGCTCCTCGGCGTCGTCGTCGTCATCGTCGCCGGCCTGACCTTCTTCCCCGCTCTCGCTCTCGCACCCATCGCGGAGGCCCTGCTGTGA
- the kdpF gene encoding K(+)-transporting ATPase subunit F has translation MSVESIVTLAIAVALAGYLLWALLKPERF, from the coding sequence GTGAGCGTCGAGTCGATCGTCACCCTCGCGATCGCCGTCGCGCTGGCCGGCTACCTGCTGTGGGCGCTCCTCAAGCCGGAGCGCTTCTGA
- the hydE gene encoding [FeFe] hydrogenase H-cluster radical SAM maturase HydE gives MPLPLISERPLPGAPADVTGARRQLIDRLSADGRLPLGDWETLLSSPSQEDRAYARDRAAEVARSQFGNRVFVRGLIEFSSHCRQDCLYCGIRKSNRDAERYRLSPDEILACCAEGYRLGYRTFVLQSGEDARYTTEVVTDIVRRIRAAYPDCAITLSIGERSRAAYQQFFDAGANRFLLRHETADSEHYDRLHPAGRTLESRLACLSDLKEIGFQTGAGFMVGSPFQTVNHLAKDLVLLSELRPHMVGIGPFLPHHRTPFADQPAGSVDLTLFILSLVRLMLPTVLLPSTTALGTARAGARESGIQAGANVVMLNLSPPEQRPKYLLYDNKPVSGEVVEMTEAVRRSLGRIGYEMVVDRGDHPEAAR, from the coding sequence TTGCCCCTCCCCCTGATCTCTGAACGTCCGCTCCCAGGCGCCCCCGCCGACGTCACCGGTGCACGCAGGCAGCTGATCGACCGGCTGTCCGCGGACGGCCGCCTGCCCCTCGGCGACTGGGAGACCCTGCTCTCCTCCCCCTCGCAGGAGGACCGCGCGTACGCCCGGGACAGGGCCGCGGAGGTGGCTCGGTCCCAGTTCGGCAACCGCGTCTTCGTCCGTGGGCTCATCGAGTTCTCGAGCCACTGCCGCCAGGACTGCCTGTACTGCGGCATCCGCAAGAGCAACCGCGACGCGGAGCGCTACCGCCTCAGCCCCGACGAGATCCTGGCCTGCTGCGCCGAGGGCTACCGGCTCGGCTACCGCACCTTCGTGCTGCAGAGCGGCGAGGACGCGCGGTACACGACCGAGGTCGTCACCGACATCGTGCGCCGGATCCGCGCGGCCTACCCCGACTGCGCGATCACCCTGTCGATCGGCGAACGCAGCAGAGCGGCGTACCAGCAGTTCTTCGACGCCGGCGCGAACCGCTTCCTCCTGCGTCACGAGACGGCGGACAGCGAGCACTACGACCGGCTGCATCCCGCCGGGCGAACCCTGGAGTCGCGGCTGGCGTGCTTGTCCGACCTCAAGGAGATCGGCTTCCAGACCGGTGCCGGCTTCATGGTGGGGTCGCCGTTCCAGACCGTCAACCACCTGGCCAAGGACCTGGTGCTCCTCTCGGAGCTCCGGCCGCACATGGTCGGGATCGGCCCCTTCCTGCCACACCACCGCACACCGTTCGCTGATCAGCCGGCCGGCTCCGTGGACCTGACCCTGTTCATCCTGAGCCTGGTGCGCCTCATGCTGCCGACCGTCCTGCTGCCGTCCACCACCGCGCTGGGCACCGCCCGGGCCGGGGCCCGGGAGTCCGGGATCCAGGCGGGCGCGAACGTGGTGATGCTGAACCTCAGCCCCCCCGAGCAGCGGCCCAAGTACCTGCTGTACGACAACAAGCCCGTCAGCGGCGAGGTCGTCGAGATGACCGAGGCCGTGCGCCGGTCGCTCGGCCGGATCGGCTACGAGATGGTCGTCGACCGCGGCGACCACCCGGAGGCGGCCCGATGA
- the amrB gene encoding AmmeMemoRadiSam system protein B: protein MCSSRVREAAVDGSFYPGEPELLRVTVDRLLAGAPSPPKDASVPRAVIVPHAGYVYSGSTAAMAYARVARGRDSIRRVVVIGPTHRVPVRGVALSGVDGFRTPLGVLPVAEAWAQERLAGVSAVCVFAETHRWEHSVEVQLPFLQRALGDVEIVPLLAGDATGDEVADVLDELWGGPETLVVISSDLSHYLPYEEARRVDAGTIAQISALDGPLDHTQACGATPVNGLLVAARRHGLRPALLGACSSGDTAGDRSRVVGYAAFAFDEVPDARREG from the coding sequence GTGTGCTCGTCCCGCGTTCGCGAAGCCGCCGTTGACGGTTCGTTCTACCCAGGCGAACCTGAGCTGCTGCGCGTCACCGTCGACCGGCTTCTCGCCGGCGCACCGTCGCCACCCAAGGACGCGTCGGTGCCGCGGGCCGTGATCGTCCCGCACGCCGGCTACGTCTACTCCGGCTCCACCGCGGCCATGGCCTATGCGCGTGTGGCCCGGGGAAGGGACTCGATCCGGCGGGTCGTGGTGATCGGCCCGACGCACCGCGTGCCGGTCCGCGGCGTGGCACTGTCCGGGGTCGACGGGTTCCGCACACCGCTGGGCGTGCTGCCCGTCGCGGAGGCGTGGGCGCAGGAGCGCCTGGCCGGCGTCTCGGCAGTGTGCGTCTTCGCCGAGACCCACCGGTGGGAGCACTCCGTCGAGGTCCAGCTGCCGTTCCTGCAGCGCGCGCTCGGCGACGTCGAGATCGTCCCGCTGCTCGCCGGGGACGCGACAGGCGACGAGGTTGCCGACGTGCTCGACGAGCTGTGGGGCGGGCCGGAGACGCTCGTCGTGATCAGCTCGGACCTGTCGCACTACCTGCCCTACGAGGAGGCGCGCCGGGTCGACGCGGGCACGATCGCGCAGATCAGCGCGCTCGACGGGCCGCTGGACCACACGCAGGCGTGCGGCGCCACTCCGGTCAACGGCTTGCTCGTCGCAGCGCGGCGGCACGGCCTGCGCCCCGCGCTGCTGGGCGCGTGCAGCTCCGGGGACACCGCCGGGGACCGGTCGCGCGTCGTCGGGTACGCCGCCTTCGCATTCGACGAGGTGCCCGACGCGCGCAGGGAGGGGTGA
- a CDS encoding ABC transporter ATP-binding protein: MTAGAEITRLCKSFTVADRVVSVLDGLDFAQRDGITVVLGASGCGKTTLLRLIAGMDTPEAGTIRIRGTGSIGMVFQEPRLMPWLTTVQNIRFGLGRGACNTQRLVELAGLTGFEKALPHQLSGGMQHRVALARALANHSALVLMDEPFAGLDHLTRERMQDQLLALQRAEGMNVLFVTHSIDEALYLGDRIVVLHHGRIDADHDLAHVPGQRSRAPDLELTRLIRSTIQGEEPC; the protein is encoded by the coding sequence ATGACAGCTGGAGCTGAGATCACCCGGCTCTGCAAGAGCTTCACGGTGGCCGACCGGGTGGTCAGCGTCCTTGACGGCCTGGACTTCGCCCAGCGCGACGGGATCACCGTCGTCCTCGGCGCGAGCGGCTGCGGCAAGACCACGCTGCTGCGGCTGATCGCTGGGATGGACACCCCGGAGGCCGGCACCATCCGCATCAGAGGCACGGGAAGCATCGGGATGGTGTTCCAGGAGCCCCGCCTCATGCCCTGGCTGACGACGGTGCAGAACATCCGCTTCGGGCTCGGCCGTGGCGCGTGCAACACGCAGCGGCTGGTCGAGCTGGCCGGTCTGACGGGCTTCGAGAAGGCACTGCCCCACCAGCTCTCCGGCGGGATGCAGCACCGCGTCGCACTGGCCCGGGCCCTGGCCAACCACTCGGCCCTGGTGCTCATGGACGAGCCGTTCGCGGGCCTGGACCACCTCACGCGCGAGCGGATGCAGGACCAGCTGCTGGCGCTGCAGCGCGCCGAAGGCATGAACGTCCTCTTCGTGACCCACAGCATCGACGAGGCGCTGTACCTGGGCGACCGGATCGTCGTCCTGCACCACGGCCGCATCGACGCGGACCACGACCTTGCCCACGTGCCCGGTCAACGCAGCCGGGCACCCGACCTCGAGCTCACCCGACTCATCCGCTCCACGATCCAAGGGGAAGAACCATGCTGA
- a CDS encoding ABC transporter substrate-binding protein codes for MLKKTLAFAAAAAVSLGALAGCTAEAASEAPTTPTVSQAPDAPEAPTVDEVTITYVTAPLNVPSITERELGTFADAFGQAGVDVAYAELTTGPEQTAALASGDIQLLFAVGATSVILSAANGADIAIVDMYSRSPEAFMLVSGPDGPTSPADLVGRTVGGPKGTILHELLLAYLATGGYTADDIDFVDMTIPDAQAALAGGSLDVALLAGPAAATMLSDGFQKVTDGSGLVGATIVVATTREFADANPAIVRTFREAHQSVLDYMDAHPDEVVGMAAAETGLPEAAVRDMVGMYDFSTEVTDADIAAMSATVDFMVANGMIEEAVDVESLILGAE; via the coding sequence ATGCTGAAGAAGACACTGGCGTTCGCCGCCGCGGCGGCCGTGAGCCTCGGAGCGCTGGCGGGCTGCACCGCCGAGGCAGCCTCCGAGGCGCCGACGACCCCCACCGTGTCGCAGGCGCCGGACGCGCCCGAGGCGCCAACGGTCGACGAGGTGACGATCACCTACGTCACCGCGCCCCTGAACGTCCCGTCGATCACCGAGCGCGAGCTCGGGACCTTCGCCGACGCCTTCGGGCAGGCAGGAGTGGACGTCGCCTACGCCGAGCTCACCACCGGCCCGGAGCAGACCGCGGCCCTCGCCTCCGGGGACATCCAGCTCCTGTTCGCCGTCGGCGCCACCTCCGTGATCTTGTCGGCCGCCAACGGCGCCGACATCGCGATCGTGGACATGTACAGCCGGTCGCCGGAGGCATTCATGCTGGTCAGCGGGCCCGACGGCCCGACGAGCCCCGCCGACCTCGTCGGCCGGACCGTGGGCGGACCGAAGGGCACGATCCTGCACGAGCTCCTGCTCGCGTACCTAGCCACCGGCGGGTACACCGCCGACGACATCGACTTCGTCGACATGACCATCCCGGACGCTCAGGCCGCGCTGGCCGGCGGCAGCCTCGACGTCGCGCTCCTCGCCGGCCCGGCGGCCGCCACGATGCTCTCCGACGGGTTCCAGAAGGTCACGGACGGGAGCGGCCTGGTCGGCGCAACCATCGTCGTGGCCACCACCCGGGAGTTCGCCGACGCGAACCCGGCGATCGTCCGCACCTTCCGCGAGGCTCACCAGTCGGTCCTGGACTACATGGACGCCCACCCCGACGAGGTCGTCGGCATGGCCGCGGCCGAGACCGGGCTCCCGGAGGCCGCGGTCCGCGACATGGTCGGCATGTACGACTTCAGCACCGAGGTCACGGACGCCGACATCGCGGCGATGTCTGCCACCGTCGACTTCATGGTGGCGAACGGCATGATCGAGGAGGCCGTCGACGTGGAGAGCCTGATCCTGGGCGCCGAGTGA
- the arr gene encoding NAD(+)--rifampin ADP-ribosyltransferase, whose protein sequence is MTTEPMPSEVQDPGPFFHGTRADLTPGDLLEPGRTSNFGERPTASYVYLTATLDAATWGAELAVGEGPGRIYRVEPTGPLENDPNLTDTRFPGNPTRSYRTQQPLRVVGEVVDWAGHSPEVLQGMRDHLEKLKQLGIEAIND, encoded by the coding sequence ATGACGACCGAACCGATGCCGTCCGAGGTCCAGGACCCCGGGCCCTTCTTCCATGGCACGAGGGCTGACCTGACGCCGGGCGACCTGCTGGAACCCGGCCGCACCTCCAACTTCGGCGAGCGACCGACAGCGAGCTACGTCTACCTGACCGCGACCCTGGATGCGGCGACCTGGGGAGCGGAGCTGGCGGTAGGCGAGGGACCCGGCAGGATCTACCGCGTGGAGCCCACGGGCCCCCTCGAGAACGACCCGAACCTGACGGACACGAGGTTCCCAGGCAACCCGACGAGGTCCTACCGCACCCAGCAGCCACTGCGCGTCGTCGGCGAGGTCGTGGACTGGGCAGGACACTCCCCTGAGGTGCTCCAGGGCATGCGGGATCACCTCGAGAAGCTCAAGCAGCTCGGCATCGAGGCGATCAACGACTGA
- a CDS encoding ABC transporter permease → MRRPLRGALVAVVIVGVWWVLTELHLWSAYVLPTPGRVWTSTVTMTMSGELPEHIVISFGRVLTGFGVAFALAFALGVVALLLPGLDGFLAPVLSFLKNVPPLALIPLLILWFGIDETAKIIVIVLTAFFPMYMSIKKGLLACSPQLLEVGTSLHFSTAQQFFLIRLPHAVPDILVGMRISLGFAWRALVGAEMIAAASGLGYLILDAQRMSRSDKVIVGIVTIGLVGILCDRLFTGAVRRTMRWGIDDSWS, encoded by the coding sequence ATGAGGCGGCCCCTGCGCGGCGCGCTCGTCGCCGTCGTCATCGTCGGGGTCTGGTGGGTGCTCACCGAGCTGCACCTGTGGAGCGCCTACGTCCTTCCGACCCCGGGACGTGTGTGGACGAGCACCGTGACGATGACGATGTCCGGCGAGCTCCCGGAGCACATCGTCATCAGCTTCGGCAGAGTCCTCACGGGGTTCGGGGTCGCGTTCGCGCTGGCGTTCGCGCTGGGCGTCGTCGCCCTGCTCCTGCCAGGTCTGGACGGCTTTCTCGCACCCGTCCTGTCGTTCCTCAAGAACGTCCCGCCGCTCGCCCTGATCCCGCTGCTCATCCTGTGGTTCGGCATCGACGAGACGGCCAAGATCATCGTGATCGTGCTGACGGCCTTCTTCCCGATGTACATGAGCATCAAGAAGGGCCTCCTGGCGTGCAGTCCGCAGCTGCTGGAGGTCGGGACGTCACTGCACTTCTCCACGGCCCAGCAGTTCTTCCTGATCCGGCTCCCCCATGCCGTCCCGGACATCCTCGTCGGGATGCGCATCAGCTTGGGGTTCGCCTGGCGGGCGCTCGTCGGCGCCGAGATGATCGCCGCGGCATCGGGGCTCGGCTACCTCATCCTCGACGCCCAGCGCATGTCCAGGTCCGACAAGGTGATCGTCGGCATCGTCACGATCGGGCTCGTCGGCATCCTCTGCGACCGGCTGTTCACCGGTGCCGTCCGTCGCACCATGCGCTGGGGGATCGATGACAGCTGGAGCTGA
- the amrS gene encoding AmmeMemoRadiSam system radical SAM enzyme: MRDDKPATSPGSDATFPGVATWPDAPTARWWSALDDGRLQCDLCPRRCRLHPGQRGFCFVRARDGDRMVLTTYGRSSGFAIDPVEKKPLSHFHPGTAVLSFGTAGCNLNCRFCQNWDISKSREWDRLAAVATPDDIARTAESTGCDSVAFTYNDPVIFAEYAIDTAVACHERGLHALAVTAGYITAQARVELFGPMDAANIDLKGFTEDFYWKVTGSHLRDVLDTIVWVHEHTDTWLELTTLLIPGYNDARDEVERMCRWILAELGPDVPLHLSAFHPDFKMLDVPSTSPAALRAARATALDVGLHFVYTGNVHDPAGETTSCPRCGHVLVERDWYAVLAYSVTADGRCPECGTVVPGRFGTAVGHWGRRSLPVRIA; this comes from the coding sequence ATGCGGGATGACAAGCCGGCGACGTCCCCGGGCAGCGATGCGACGTTCCCGGGCGTGGCGACCTGGCCCGACGCCCCGACCGCCCGGTGGTGGTCCGCGCTGGACGACGGACGGCTGCAGTGCGACCTGTGCCCACGGCGCTGCCGGCTGCACCCGGGACAGCGTGGGTTCTGCTTCGTCCGTGCTCGTGACGGTGACCGGATGGTGCTGACCACGTACGGCCGGAGCTCCGGCTTCGCCATCGACCCGGTGGAGAAGAAGCCCCTCTCGCACTTCCACCCCGGTACCGCGGTGCTGTCTTTCGGCACCGCCGGCTGCAACCTGAACTGCCGGTTCTGCCAGAACTGGGACATCTCCAAGTCCCGCGAGTGGGACCGGCTGGCCGCCGTCGCCACACCCGACGACATCGCTCGGACCGCCGAGTCCACGGGCTGCGACTCGGTGGCGTTCACCTACAACGACCCGGTGATCTTCGCCGAGTACGCGATCGACACTGCCGTGGCGTGCCACGAACGCGGCCTGCACGCCCTCGCCGTCACGGCGGGGTACATCACCGCGCAGGCGCGCGTCGAGCTCTTCGGGCCGATGGACGCCGCGAACATCGACCTCAAGGGGTTCACCGAGGACTTCTACTGGAAGGTGACCGGCTCGCACCTGCGCGACGTGCTCGACACGATCGTGTGGGTGCACGAGCACACCGACACCTGGCTCGAGCTCACCACCTTGCTCATCCCCGGCTACAACGACGCGCGTGACGAGGTGGAGCGCATGTGCCGGTGGATCCTCGCCGAGCTCGGCCCGGACGTTCCGCTGCACCTCTCGGCCTTCCACCCCGACTTCAAGATGCTCGACGTGCCGTCGACCTCGCCCGCCGCGCTGCGCGCCGCGCGGGCCACCGCGCTCGACGTCGGCCTGCACTTCGTCTACACGGGAAACGTGCACGACCCGGCAGGGGAGACGACGTCGTGCCCGAGGTGCGGGCATGTGCTCGTCGAGCGCGACTGGTACGCGGTCCTGGCGTACTCGGTGACTGCCGACGGACGGTGCCCGGAGTGCGGGACGGTGGTGCCCGGCCGTTTCGGCACCGCCGTCGGCCACTGGGGCCGTCGCTCCCTCCCGGTGCGGATCGCCTGA